The genome window GTTGTAATGCATTACAACGTTACCGTTAGCTGCTTTTTCAGCAAGGCGGTCAGCAAGTATTTTTTCACTGCGGAAACTGTCACGACGATGAATAACATGTACTTCGTCAGCAATGTTAGATAAGTAAAGCGCTTCTTCAACCGCTGTATTACCACCACCAACAACCGCCACTTTTTGGCCTTTATAGAAAAAGCCGTCACACGTAGCACATGCCGAAACGCCACGGCCTTGGAAATTAGTTTCAGACTCTAGGCCTAAGTATTTAGCAGAAGCACCCGTTGCAATGATTAATGCATCACATGTGTAAGTACCTTGGTCGCCAGTTAGTGTGAAAGGGCGCTTAGATACATCTACTTTATTGATGTGATCGAATATGATTTCAGTTTCAAAGCGCTCAGCGTGCTCTTTCATACGATCCATTAACGCAGGACCTGTTAAACCGTGTGCATCACCAGGCCAGTTTTCAACTTCAGTTGTGGTTGTTAATTGGCCACCTTGTTGAATGCCTGTAATTAAAACAGGGTTTAAATTTGCACGTGCTGCATATACTGCGGCAGTATAACCAGCTGGGCCAGAGCCTAAAATTAGTAGCTTACAATGTTTTGCTTCAGTCATTATTTTTCCTAAACGTTTAATACGGTGTTCAATATGCTCATTAATGCGCTTGATTCTAAGAAAAACAAGGCAGATGTAAACAAAATCCGCGATTATTTTTTTTATCAAATCGAAAAGCTGTGCAGTATTGTGTACTAGAGCTCTGTGCTTTTACAGTTAAAATGCCTAAGTAGCTCAATAAATAGACTAACAGGCAACAAAACAGCGTTATTTCATGACCCCTTTGATTTTTTTTGTTATGTTTTACCTAATTTTATTTGTCACTGATAGATTATGTGACCTAAGCAAATAGGCAACTATGTTATTTTGGCAGGAAAAACCCGCATTCGGGTTGACTTCAAAAGACGTTAACGTCTTAACCAATGCGCAAGATTACCGAACGCAATTGCTACGCTTGATAGCGAACGCAAAAAAACGAATTTATATTACTGCGTTGTATTTACAAGATGACGAAGCAGGTCGCGAAATTTTAGAAGCGCTGCATCGTGTGTCATTGGCAAACCCCGCACTTGAGGTAAAAGTGCTGGTGGATTTTCATCGTGCGCAACGTGGATTAATTGGCGCTGATAAATCAGACGGTAACGCAAGTTTATACTGTGACGATTTAGAAAAGTTTAAATCGAACGTACAAGTTTATGGCGTACCTGTAAAAGCTAAAGAATTATTTGGCGTATTGCATTTAAAAGGTTTTGTAATTGACGACACCTTACTTTACAGCGGCGCAAGTTTAAATAACGTGTACTTGCAATACAACGAGCGCTACAGGCTCGATCGTTACTTTTTAATAACGCAGAGCGAACTGTGTGACTCAGTAGTTGATTTTATTGAAACAAAGCTACTTTCATCAGTGGCCGTGCCACGCATTGACACACGACCGCTTAAGCGTTTGCACGACTTTAAGATTGATCAAAAGCAATTAATGCGTGATTTAAAAGTCGCAAGTTATAACGCAGCAGAGCAGCTAAATACACAAGCATTAGGTATTCGTTTGTTTTTAGGACTTGGGCGTCGCAATAACGAATTAAATCGTTTAATAAAAGCGTTATTTGATACAACAGAGCAAGAGCTTGTGTTGTATACGCCATACTTTAATTTTCCGGCACCGCTTATGCGATCGCTGCGCCGATTATTAAAGCAAGGCAAGCAAGTGACTATTGTTGTAGGCGATAAAACAGCAAATGACTTTTATTTACCGCCAAGCGAGCCGTTTAGTAAAATAGGGGCATTACCTTATTTATACGAAACTATTTTGCATAAATTTGTAAAAACGCAAAAGCGCCATATCGATAACGGTAATTTAAATGTGTATCTGTGGAAAGATGAAAGCAATTCGTTTCATTTAAAAGGTATTTGTTCAGATAGAACAAAACATTTACTGAGCGGGCATAACTTAAATCCGCGTGCATGGGGTCTTGATATCGAAAACGGTATTTTAATAGAAGATCCAGAGCAAACAATTATGGATGCTATTGATAACGAAAAGCAGGAAATTTTACAACACTGCCGACGTTTAACAGGCCCAGATGATTTAGAAACGATGGATGATTATCCGCAGCCAGTTAAAAAACTACTTGGCCAAGCTAAGCGCGTAAAAGTAGATTTTATAATTAAGCGTTTTATCTAAATAAGCTTATATAAATCTGAAATTTAAATACAAAAAAAGCAGCTAATTAGCTGCTTTTTTTATGGGTTGTAGTTCGGTAGCTACATAACTTAATACCAACCTAACTACAAAACGCTAAATTATGCGTTTTCTACCGCTGTGCGTGGGTCAACATATTCCATGTTGAACGCTTCTGCTACTTCTTTGTAAGTTACTTGGCCTTTAATTACGTTTAAGCCTTTTAAGAAGTGAGCGTCATCTAGTAACGCCTTTTTATAACCTTTGTTTGCAAGGTTAATGATGAAAGGCAATGTTGCATTGTTAAGTGCAAACGTAGATGTGCGTGGAACAGCACCTGGCATGTTAGCAACACAGTAGTGAACAACTTCATCAACGATGAAAGTAGGATCAGCATGCGTAGTTGCTTTTGAAGTAGCAATACAGCCACCTTGGTCGATTGCAACGTCAACAATTGCAGAACCAGGTTTCATTGCTTTAATGTGCTCAGCAGTGACTAGTTTAGGTGCAGCTGCACCTGGGATTAGTACGCCACCAATTACTAAATCAGCTTCTAGTACGTGTTTTTCTAGAGCATCAGCAGTTGAGTAAATAGCTTTAACTTTATTACCAAATTGCGCGTCTAGTGCACGTAATACGTCGATGTTACGGTCAAGAACGACAACTTCAGCACCAAGACCAACAGCCATTTGCGCTGCACTACGACCAACCATGCCGCCGCCAATGATAACAACTTTAGCCGCTTCAACGCCTGGTACGCCACCTAGTAGCATGCCACGACCGTGGTTAGATTTTTCAAGCGCTTGTGCACCAGCTTGAATAGACATACGACCAGCAACTTCGCTCATAGGAGCAAGAAGCGGTAAACCACCGCGAGAGTCAGTTACAGTTTCGTATGCAATACAAATAGCTTTGCTTTTTACAAGGTCTTCAGTTTGTGGAAGATCAGGTGCAAGGTGTAAGTAAGTGAAAAGAATTTGGTCTTCACGTAGCATTGCACGTTCAACAGCTTGTGGCTCTTTTACTTTTACAATCATGTCTGCTTTAGCGAAAACGTCAGCAGCAGTTGCTAAAATTTCAGCACCCGCTAGCGTGTAATCTTCGTTAGTAAAACCAATACCCATGCCTGCATCAGTTTCTACAATCACTTGATGACCGTGGTTTACTAATTCACGAACACTCGCAGGAACCATACCTACACGGTATTCATGGTTTTTAATTTCTTTAGGAACACCAATAATCATATCATTTGCCTTATTAAGAACGGATTAACATTTTTCACTATTATATTCATCATAAGCCCGTGTGTCTCACCTTTTTTAAAGTCAAATCTAGTGTTATCATCTACATAACAAAAATAAACAGCATAAAAAACTAGTTGGCACTATGCATCAGTTATTAGATAGAATTGACCGTAAAATTTTAATGGAATTACAGCACGATGGACGCCTTTCAAATGTTGAACTGGCCAGACGAGTTGGCCTAAGCGCCACGCCCTGTCTGGAGCGAGTGAAAAAGCTAGAACGAGAAGGCTACATACTTGGCTATAAAGCAGTGGTCGATCCAGCTAAGCTTGGGCAAGGTTTATCGGTGTATGTAGAAGTAACAATTACTAAAACATCTCCCGACGTATTTGATGAGTTTAGTGCGGCCGTTAAAAAGCACGAAGAAATTATCGAATGTCATTTAGTATCGGGTAATTTTGATTTTTTACTTAAAACGCGCGTAAATGATATGTCAGAATACCGTGGTGTATTAGGTGACATATTATTAAAATTGCCTAACGTTAGTGAAAGCCGAACTTATGTAGTAATGGAAGAAGTAAAAGGTGAAGAAGGCGTAATTATTCGTCCTTATATTACTTAAGGTTATTTATATTAGCTGCGTCATTTGCTTATATAAGCTCAAATTATAAAAACTTGTTCATAATCAGGCCATCAAGGTTAAGATAAAGTGCAACAAATTGCATTTCCTGCTAAGGTATTTCACTGCTAAGTAAGTGTGAATAAAAATAGAATAATAAAGAGGAATAGGGAACTATGCGCCTAAACGGTGTGCAAAGACTATTAGAAACAGGGCTGATTATCAGCACCTTTACGGCAATATTTATTTTATGTGCCTTGATCAGCTTTGATCCAGCAGATGCTGCATGGTCGCAAACTAGTTTTAGCGAAGTAAGCAACATCACAGGAGCAGCCGGTGCATGGATAGCCGACATTTTATTACTCACCTTTGGTTGGTTGGCTTACTTAGTGCCAGCGGCCATTCAGCTATTTGGCTACTTGCTATTTAAACAACCTCACCGCATTTTACAGCTTGATTACACCACCTTAGCGCTGCGTGTTATTGGTTT of Pseudoalteromonas arctica A 37-1-2 contains these proteins:
- the trxB gene encoding thioredoxin-disulfide reductase is translated as MTEAKHCKLLILGSGPAGYTAAVYAARANLNPVLITGIQQGGQLTTTTEVENWPGDAHGLTGPALMDRMKEHAERFETEIIFDHINKVDVSKRPFTLTGDQGTYTCDALIIATGASAKYLGLESETNFQGRGVSACATCDGFFYKGQKVAVVGGGNTAVEEALYLSNIADEVHVIHRRDSFRSEKILADRLAEKAANGNVVMHYNRTLDEVLGDQMGVTGVRIKDAHSDATEELDLAGVFIAIGHKPNTDMFVGQLEMKDGYLVVESGLHGNATQTSVEGVFAAGDVSDHIYRQAITSAGTGCMAALDAERFLDNL
- the pssA gene encoding CDP-diacylglycerol--serine O-phosphatidyltransferase, which encodes MLFWQEKPAFGLTSKDVNVLTNAQDYRTQLLRLIANAKKRIYITALYLQDDEAGREILEALHRVSLANPALEVKVLVDFHRAQRGLIGADKSDGNASLYCDDLEKFKSNVQVYGVPVKAKELFGVLHLKGFVIDDTLLYSGASLNNVYLQYNERYRLDRYFLITQSELCDSVVDFIETKLLSSVAVPRIDTRPLKRLHDFKIDQKQLMRDLKVASYNAAEQLNTQALGIRLFLGLGRRNNELNRLIKALFDTTEQELVLYTPYFNFPAPLMRSLRRLLKQGKQVTIVVGDKTANDFYLPPSEPFSKIGALPYLYETILHKFVKTQKRHIDNGNLNVYLWKDESNSFHLKGICSDRTKHLLSGHNLNPRAWGLDIENGILIEDPEQTIMDAIDNEKQEILQHCRRLTGPDDLETMDDYPQPVKKLLGQAKRVKVDFIIKRFI
- the ald gene encoding alanine dehydrogenase, with the translated sequence MIIGVPKEIKNHEYRVGMVPASVRELVNHGHQVIVETDAGMGIGFTNEDYTLAGAEILATAADVFAKADMIVKVKEPQAVERAMLREDQILFTYLHLAPDLPQTEDLVKSKAICIAYETVTDSRGGLPLLAPMSEVAGRMSIQAGAQALEKSNHGRGMLLGGVPGVEAAKVVIIGGGMVGRSAAQMAVGLGAEVVVLDRNIDVLRALDAQFGNKVKAIYSTADALEKHVLEADLVIGGVLIPGAAAPKLVTAEHIKAMKPGSAIVDVAIDQGGCIATSKATTHADPTFIVDEVVHYCVANMPGAVPRTSTFALNNATLPFIINLANKGYKKALLDDAHFLKGLNVIKGQVTYKEVAEAFNMEYVDPRTAVENA
- the lrp gene encoding leucine-responsive transcriptional regulator Lrp produces the protein MHQLLDRIDRKILMELQHDGRLSNVELARRVGLSATPCLERVKKLEREGYILGYKAVVDPAKLGQGLSVYVEVTITKTSPDVFDEFSAAVKKHEEIIECHLVSGNFDFLLKTRVNDMSEYRGVLGDILLKLPNVSESRTYVVMEEVKGEEGVIIRPYIT